A part of Brassica rapa cultivar Chiifu-401-42 chromosome A05, CAAS_Brap_v3.01, whole genome shotgun sequence genomic DNA contains:
- the LOC103867533 gene encoding CRIB domain-containing protein RIC1 produces MATTMKGLLKGLRYITQIFDEEKEEEMQIGFPTDVKHVAHIGNDGPATNAPSWMNDFKPQEHEQGQVVSRGNSNKYNPQEMNQSGAGLKELLPPNTNEKQKQKTRRKPGSAASPNHNGGSASSDGSVKQSRHNRSKHGSMDSSLSDQEPSVRSRRRGGGGSSKDTEGSSNLIIPDGSAPPRKATSRPRKLKGSIGGEGSVKKSSKGTVDDTCNDII; encoded by the exons ATGGCGACAACAATGAAAGGCCTTCTCAAGGGCCTTCGTTATATTACTCAAATTTTTG ACGAAGAGAAAGAGGAGGAGATGCAGATAGGATTCCCGACAGATGTAAAGCATGTTGCCCACATCGGCAATGATGGTCCAGCCACCAATGCGCCAAGCTGG ATGAATGACTTCAAACCTCAAGAACATGAGCAAGGTCAAGTCGTTTCCAGAGGAAACTCCAACAAATATAACCCTCaag AGATGAACCAAAGTGGCGCCGGGCTAAAAGAATTGCTTCCTCCAAACACCAACgagaaacaaaaacagaaaacaagGCGTAAACCCGGGTCAGCGGCTAGTCCAAACCATAATGGTGGTTCTGCATCATCAGATGGATCAGTGAAGCAGTCAAGACATAACAGAAGCAAACACGGGTCAATGGACTCATCATTGAGTGATCAAGAACCTTCAGTACGTAGTAGAAGGCGTGGTGGTGGTGGCAGTAGCAAAGACACAGAAGGTTCTTCTAATCTTATTATTCCTGATGGTTCAGCGCCACCACGGAAGGCTACATCGAGACCGAGGAAACTAAAAGGATCGATAGGAGGAGAAGGGTCGGTGAAGAAATCATCAAAAGGAACAGTTGATGATACATGTAACGATATTATCTGA
- the LOC103867534 gene encoding multiple organellar RNA editing factor 2, chloroplastic, with amino-acid sequence MALPLPISATRHLTLPLISSSILVAPSQTPSSLHCSGFISGSDAVGSRLACSTRFVSIRCRANRSGSAYSPLNSGSNFSDRPPTEMAPLFPGCDYEHWLIVMDKPGGEGATKQEMIDCYIQTLAKVVGSEEEAKKRIYNVSCERYLGFGCEIDEETSTKLEGLPGVLFVLPDSYVDPENKDYGAELFVNGEIVQRSPERQRRVEPQPQRAQDRPRYNDRTRYSRRRENTR; translated from the exons ATGGCCTTGCCTTTGCCTATCTCCGCCACGCGCCACCTCACGCTCCCACTCATATCCAGTTCCATCTTAGTAGCACCTTCTCAGACTCCCTCCTCCCTTCACTGCAGTGGATTTATCTCCGGTAGCGATGCTGTTGGATCTCGGTTAGCTTGCTCGACCCGGTTCGTCTCAATCCGATGCCGAGCTAACCGATCAGGCTCCGCTTACTCGCCGCTCAACTCGGGCTCGAACTTCAGCGATCGGCCTCCGACGGAGATGGCGCCTCTGTTTCCGGGGTGCGATTACGAGCACTGGCTCATCGTTATGGATAAGCCTGGCGGCGAAGGCGCGACGAAGCAGGAGATGATTGATTGTTACATCCAAACCTTAGCCAAAGTCGTTGGAAG tGAGGAAGAGGCGAAGAAGCGAATCTACAATGTTTCTTGCGAGAGGTATTTAGGGTTTGGGTGTGAGATTGATGAAGAGACTTCTACTAAGCTTGAAG GTTTGCCTGGTGTTCTGTTTGTGCTTCCTGATTCCTATGTTGATCCTGAAAACAAAGATTATGGAG CTGAGCTGTTTGTGAATGGAGAGATAGTACAACGGTCCCCAGAGAGGCAGAGGAGAGTTGAGCCGCAGCCGCAGAGAGCGCAAGATAGACCGAGATACAATGACAGAACTCGCTATTCTCGCCGCAGAGAAAACACACGTTGA